Below is a genomic region from Gloeomargarita sp. SKYB120.
TACGCCTGGGCGAACAGCGGCTGGGACTGTTTGGGCAACTGCACCCGCAGGTCTGTCAGGCGCAGGAGATTCCCGAGCCGGTGTACATGCTGCTGCTGGATATGGAGTGTTTGACCCAGGCGGTGTTGCAGAGGACGTTGACCCGCTTTCAACCCTACTCCCCCTACCCGGCGGCGGATCGGGATTTGGCGCTCTTTGCTGATGTGTCTGTGCCAGTGGCGGCTTTGCTCCAGGTGATCCGCCAAGCCGGAGGTGACCTGCTCCAGAGCGTGTGGCTCTTTGACGAATACCGAGGCGAAGGGGTGCCGCCAGGACAACGCAGCTTAGCGTTCCGGTTGGTCTATCGGGCGCCGGACCGGACGTTGACCGATGCGGAGGTAGAGACGGTGCATGAACGGGTGCGACAGGCGCTGGTGCAAACCTATCCGGTGACCCTGCGCAGTTGATGCGGGTGTGCATTGTCACGGGGATTTTCCCGCCAGATGTGGGAGGACCCGCCACCTACGTCCCGCTGATTGCCCAAGGGTTGCAAGCCCTGGGGCATCACGTCCAGGTGGTCACTAGCAGCGAACCCCAGCATTTGACAGGGCCGGATGCGTGCTGGCCCTTTCCGGTAGTGCGACTGAACCGGCGCGTGCCCTGGCTCCTGCGCAGTTTGTATTACCAGAGGCACCTCGCGCTCCATGTCGCTGCAGCCGATGTGGTCTATGTCAACGGGTTGCTGTGGGAAGCAGCGCAGGTGTGCCGGCGGTTGCACAAACCCTGGGTTGCCAAGGTTGTAGGCGATAGCACCTGGGAGCGGGCGGTGCGCCGGCGGTGGACCCAGGCGGATCTCGAGACATTCCAAGCGCCCCAACGGGACTTCCGGGTGCGACTATTTCGCCACTGGCGCAACCAAGCGCTGCGGCAGGCCCAGCGGGTCATTGTTCCCAGTCACTACCTGGCGCGGCTCGTGCGCGGGTGGGGCGTGCCGGCTGAAAAAATCGCCGTAATTTACAACGCGATGCCCCTGCCCTCGACGCTCCCAACGGTGGTCAACCCCCTGACGACGCGCTACCGCGTGCTCACCGCCGGGCGTTTAGTGCCGTGGAAACAGGTGGATGAAATCATCACCGCGATTGCGCCCTTGACGGACGTGGGGTTAGTGGTTGTGGGTTCGGGGCCGGAGCAGGACCGCTTAGCGCAACAGGTGCAGGCGTTGGAGTTAACGCCACGGGTCTATTTTGCTGGTCAAAAGCCCCTGCCAGAGTTGCTCGCGCTGATGCAGACTTGTGACGTGCTGGTGCTGAATTCCACCTATGAAGGTTTGCCCCACGTGGTGCTGGAGGCGATGGCGGTGGGATTGCCAGTGATTGCCACAGCGGTGGGGGGAACGCCGGAGCTCATCCAAGATGGCTACAACGGGCGTTTGATTCCTCCCCACCGTCCCGACATCCTGCGTCACGTTCTCTGGGACTGTTTGACACAACCGGAACTCCGGCAACAGTACCGCCAAAAAGCCCAGCAGTCCCTAGGCCCGTTTCAGTTCCAAACCATGATCCAGCGCTGCGCTGCGATTCTCACGGAAGTGGCCACAATCTCCAAAGGCGGGACTGGTTGATGTTTTTGGTTCTCCCGCTGATGGTTCAGTCATCTTCGTTTGTCATCCTCTGGGTCGCAGCGCACAGCCCCATTTTCCGTAGCTTGACGACCAGTAGAGGCCTTAGGGAACGGGCTGGATTTTGCCGCTGTCGGCTCTTAGCGACCGCATGTCATGATGGGAGAGGGAGTGGAGGGATGGCCGGTGCAGCTCAAGCAGGTCATTATCACCTACAAGGCCAACGACCCAGAAAGTAAACGCTGGGCAATCCGCTGCGAGCAGGAGTTGACCGCCCAGGGGGTGCGGGTCCTGTTGGGGCCAAGCGGGCCGAAGGATAACCCCTACCCCGTGTTTCTGGCATCCGCCACCCAAGGGATTGACCTGGCGCTAGTGCTTGGAGGCGACGGCACAGCCTTAGGTGCCGCGCGGCATCTGGCCAGCGAAGGCATCCCCATCCTAGCGGTGAATATCGGCGGGCGCTTGGGGTTTCTCACCGAACCGGCGGAGGTGTTGAAGGATACCCAGCAGGTGTGGGAGCGGTTGCGCCAGGACCGCTATGCCGTGCAAAAACGGATGATGGTGCAGGCCCAACTATTCCAGGGGAACCAGCGCCCTGGGGAACCGGCCAGCGAAGTGTTCTGGGCCTTGAACGAGATGGCGGTCAAACCGGCGAGTGTGGAACGGCTCCCCACCTGTGTCTTGGAGGTGGAGGTGGACGGGGAAGTGGTGGACCAGTACCAGGGCGACGGGTTGATTGTGGCGACGCCAACCGGTTCTACGTCCTACACCCTGTCGGCTGGCGGTTCAATTCTCCACCCTGGCATGGAAGCGATGGCCGTGGTGCCTATCTGTCCCTTGAGCTTGTCCAGTCGCCCGATTATCCTACCACCGGCGTTTGTGGTGAGCATCTGGCCCCTACAGGACCGGGATTTGAGTACCAAATTGTGGATGGACGGGGTCTTGGCTACCAGCATTTGGCCGGGCCAGCGGGTGGATGTCCGCCGCGCGCCTCGGGATGCCCATTTCATCATCCTGCAGGAAAACTACTCCTACTACCGCATCCTGCGGGAAAAGTTACAGTGGGCCGGCGCTATTATTCCCTATCCCAACAACCACCGGGTAACTTAAATCGACTGCGGCGCTTCCAGGGATTCTGGCAATATCTGCCCCCCATCCACAACCAGGGTCTAGCCGGTGATATAGCTAAGATGAAAAAGGTTGACATAACAGACAGCTTTATTCACGAGAGAACGTAGGTTCTGCACCGACTCGCCGTTTTAGCCGAGACCATACCCGCTCAATCGGATTCAAATCTGGTGAATATCTTGGTAAATAGACTAACCGATACCCAGCCGCTTCTATAGCTGAACACAGAATGCTTGACATAGGTAGAAACTAGAACCCTGGCTGGGTTGCCTCTCAAAGACGACAACCCAAATGTTCTCTGCTGTACTACCCATCTTACCGCCGCTGACTGGTGAAAACTGGCATTGTCCATCACCATCCTTTTGCCAGGCCCAATCACCGGTATAGTTAAGCCGCTTCAGTTTGTTAGAGAGATGAGAGAAAAATCAAATGATCAAATGCGGGGCTGCACCCTGCGACCTAGAGGATGACAACCTAACCACTGATGCAACCAAGTTAAAGCTCCCTATCCACGTTAATGGCTCGATTAGCCACCCCTCATACTCACTCTTTCACATTTCCCATAAACCCTTTCACCTTTCTCACCCTAACCATACTCATAGACTACTCGCTGGTCTATCCCCAATCCTTCCGACTTCACATCCTTCATGCTCTCCAGATATGCCTGTTGCTCCTGCTCATCTTGTTCTTGGTAGGAGAATGCAGCCTATCTTCTTGACTGCTCCGCAAATCGTCATACTAGCCGCCATTTCCTTTTGGGTCAAAAAGCTTGCGGAATTCATCTAAGTCTTTAATCTTATGACTATGCCCCTTTTGGTAAACAATGACCCATTTCAGACCATTGTTTGAGCCAACGTTTAAAGTGCGATACCCTATGTTCAGCATTTGGCTTAGCGCCCCCCAGGATAGCTTCAATGGCTTCCCAACGCAGGTCCGTGCTACGAGGCATAGACATCGCTTCGTGACCCATCAGCCTTATTCTATATGTCAGATAGCTATAGAACCAGAAATTAGGACAGGGTGAGACAATTGCCTTGACTGGACTTTAGTACCTGCCCGAACGCTGATTCATGGCCAGCCACGCCATACGGGCCAGTTCCGGCAAGAATTGTTCATCAGCGCTGTAGGCCGGGTCGTCTCCAAATACCACTAGGACAAAGGCTATTCGGCCATCGCTGCGCCGGACAATCACCCCATCGTGGCGGCAGGTGCTGGTGTGCCCCTCTTTGCCCATCACCTGAGCGTCGGGCGGCAGACCCGCCCCTAGAAAACCGGGCAACGGCTTGCTGCGGGTCATCCACTCTAGCATGCGCTGGCTGGCCAGGGGGGAAACCGCCTGCAGGGTGTAAATTTCGTACAACAAGCGGGCGGTCTGCCACGTGTTCAATTGGTTGCGGCTGGGTTGTTGGTTTCCCCCGCGCAGTTGCAGCTCCCGACCCCACGGCTCTTCATAGCCCCAGGCATAGATGGGAAAGTTCTTGTGCTTCAGGTTGAGGTAGCCGTAGCCTGCACCTCGGAAAAAGTGGTTGAGCTGCTCCCGTCTCTGTTTCCACTGGGTAAACGCTTCCGGCGAGAGGGCATCCCCCGATTCGGTGCCAGTCACTGCATCCACGACCCGGCTGGCGGCATCGTTGCTCGATAGCTGCATCATGGCCGTCAATTCCGTAGGCGGCACCGGCTCCCCGCTCAGTAACCCCGCCTGCTGGTAGGCCATGAACATGACCAGCCAAAACAACTTCACCACACTGGCGGGATAGCGCAACACCTGTTGCTGGTACCCCGCAATTTGCGGCGCTTCTGGACGACTCACATCCATCAGCGTGATGGACAGATGGGCGGTGGGCAATCCCCGTTGCTGCACCCAGGCCACCATCTGCTGCACTACCGCCTGCAGGTCCGGATCGTAAGTCGTTGGCGGTGCCGTGCGAACATTGTAGATCAGGGGGGAAACCACTGCTTGCGGGGATTCGACGTTCAGCGGGTCGGCTGTGGCTTCCGAGACTAGGGGTCGAGGCGGCGTCAACCGCAATGCAAGCCAGCCACCGACCAGAAAACCCATGCTGCCAGCGCCCACAAACGACAACAGACCTAACCAGGGCCAATACCGCCGGCGCCACGCCTGTTTCTGTTCAATCACTCCTTCCTCACACTTCGCCACGCTTGACCAGTATATCGGCAAAGCGCTAGTTCCCTGTAGTTTGTCTGATACGCCAATGCCCGTCTGTTCGCTAGCCCCAAAAAAAAACCATCAGTCAAACCATGACTGACGGGCTTACCTGTCCTCAAGGATCATCGGAACGAATACCAGTATAGCAAAGAAACTGGCGACCCTATTCGGTGGCCGCTAGGAGATGAAACAGGGCCGGGTCGAGTTGATAGCCCAGCACTTCCACCATTTGCATCAGCTTGCCTTCCCCCTCGCGACCCTGCTGCCGCAGCCAGTGGTAGAGATAAAACACCTTCCCCATCAAAAAAATATCGAGCGCCTCTGGGTTAAATTGAATCCCTTCCCGAGGGCTGAACTGGTGCGGCACTAGCATGGCCACGTAGCGGGCTAACTCCTGCTGCCAATCCAGAAACAAAGGCAACCAGGGATAACGAGCATCCAGCCGGATAAACCACAGACGCACCTCCGGCACCTCCGACAACTCCCGTGGGTCGGTGGGGTCTCGCGGGAAGTCAATCGCAAACCGCACCTGGAGTTCCGGCGCTGGGGGCTGGTCCGGCGGCAACACCTGGTACACGGGCCGCAAATCCAACCGCTCGATGACAGGCCGCGACACCGGGATTTCCAGCATGCGCCTCAAAAGTTCCGGTCCGTTAGAATCTCGTACCCCGTCTCCGTGACTAGCACCGTGTGCTCATACTGGGCCGACAATTTGTTATCCACCGTCACCGCCGTCCACCGGTCCCGCAGGATGCGGGTCTTAGCTGACCCTTGATTCACGATCGGTTCAATTGCTAGCGTCATCCCCGCCCGTAGCTTCACGTTCGGCAACTGGTTGGTGCGGTAATTGAACACCGACGGTTCCTCATGGAGATGGCGACCCACCCCATGCCCCGTAAAATCCTCCACCACCCGGTAGCCCTGGGAGCGCACGTAGTCCTCGATGGCCCCTGCAATGTCCATCAACGTATTGCCCGCCTTGACCTGTTCAATGCCCTTGTACAGGGCCGTTTCCGCCACCTGCATCAACCGTCGCGCCTCCGGGCTAACCGGCCCCACCGCAATCGTAATGCAGGAATCCCCATGGAACCCCTGGTAACAGGCCCCCGTATCCACCTTCAAAATATCCCCCGGCTTGAGCACCTTCTTGGCGCTGGGGATACCGTGAACCACTTCGTTGTTCACACAGGCGCAGATCGAGGCCGGAAACCCATGATACCCCTTGAAGCTGGGGGTTGCCCCCAATTCCCGGATGCGCTGTTCCGCATAGCGGTCCAAATCCAGCGTCGTCATCCCTGGTTTCACCAGCTCGCTGATCTCCCGCAACACGGTCGCAACGATCCGC
It encodes:
- a CDS encoding glycosyltransferase family 4 protein, which codes for MRVCIVTGIFPPDVGGPATYVPLIAQGLQALGHHVQVVTSSEPQHLTGPDACWPFPVVRLNRRVPWLLRSLYYQRHLALHVAAADVVYVNGLLWEAAQVCRRLHKPWVAKVVGDSTWERAVRRRWTQADLETFQAPQRDFRVRLFRHWRNQALRQAQRVIVPSHYLARLVRGWGVPAEKIAVIYNAMPLPSTLPTVVNPLTTRYRVLTAGRLVPWKQVDEIITAIAPLTDVGLVVVGSGPEQDRLAQQVQALELTPRVYFAGQKPLPELLALMQTCDVLVLNSTYEGLPHVVLEAMAVGLPVIATAVGGTPELIQDGYNGRLIPPHRPDILRHVLWDCLTQPELRQQYRQKAQQSLGPFQFQTMIQRCAAILTEVATISKGGTG
- a CDS encoding class A beta-lactamase-related serine hydrolase → MAKCEEGVIEQKQAWRRRYWPWLGLLSFVGAGSMGFLVGGWLALRLTPPRPLVSEATADPLNVESPQAVVSPLIYNVRTAPPTTYDPDLQAVVQQMVAWVQQRGLPTAHLSITLMDVSRPEAPQIAGYQQQVLRYPASVVKLFWLVMFMAYQQAGLLSGEPVPPTELTAMMQLSSNDAASRVVDAVTGTESGDALSPEAFTQWKQRREQLNHFFRGAGYGYLNLKHKNFPIYAWGYEEPWGRELQLRGGNQQPSRNQLNTWQTARLLYEIYTLQAVSPLASQRMLEWMTRSKPLPGFLGAGLPPDAQVMGKEGHTSTCRHDGVIVRRSDGRIAFVLVVFGDDPAYSADEQFLPELARMAWLAMNQRSGRY
- the map gene encoding type I methionyl aminopeptidase — protein: MNVLSSLTVPLRRPAAEPARPQQRPITIKSPREIEIMRVASRIVATVLREISELVKPGMTTLDLDRYAEQRIRELGATPSFKGYHGFPASICACVNNEVVHGIPSAKKVLKPGDILKVDTGACYQGFHGDSCITIAVGPVSPEARRLMQVAETALYKGIEQVKAGNTLMDIAGAIEDYVRSQGYRVVEDFTGHGVGRHLHEEPSVFNYRTNQLPNVKLRAGMTLAIEPIVNQGSAKTRILRDRWTAVTVDNKLSAQYEHTVLVTETGYEILTDRNF
- a CDS encoding CRR6 family NdhI maturation factor codes for the protein MLEIPVSRPVIERLDLRPVYQVLPPDQPPAPELQVRFAIDFPRDPTDPRELSEVPEVRLWFIRLDARYPWLPLFLDWQQELARYVAMLVPHQFSPREGIQFNPEALDIFLMGKVFYLYHWLRQQGREGEGKLMQMVEVLGYQLDPALFHLLAATE
- a CDS encoding NAD(+) kinase, with amino-acid sequence MMGEGVEGWPVQLKQVIITYKANDPESKRWAIRCEQELTAQGVRVLLGPSGPKDNPYPVFLASATQGIDLALVLGGDGTALGAARHLASEGIPILAVNIGGRLGFLTEPAEVLKDTQQVWERLRQDRYAVQKRMMVQAQLFQGNQRPGEPASEVFWALNEMAVKPASVERLPTCVLEVEVDGEVVDQYQGDGLIVATPTGSTSYTLSAGGSILHPGMEAMAVVPICPLSLSSRPIILPPAFVVSIWPLQDRDLSTKLWMDGVLATSIWPGQRVDVRRAPRDAHFIILQENYSYYRILREKLQWAGAIIPYPNNHRVT